From the Callospermophilus lateralis isolate mCalLat2 chromosome 10, mCalLat2.hap1, whole genome shotgun sequence genome, the window gcatgggaagggaggggagacagaaatagaaaaggaagcaaatgaatacATAGAATAATTTCAGGGAATGATAAACTCTGTGATAATTACAGACCAGGGCAATGTAACTAATGGGGGCAGAGCATCATATAGGTCTTTAGGGAGAGTGTCTTTGAGAAAGTATCCCCTATCCAAAATACTTGGGACCAATCCAGTCACTTTCCCAAAGTCTCAGGGACTTTTTcaaaattttggaatatttgcatatacataatgatATCTCTTGGGGAAGGGACTCAAGTCTAAATCCAAAATTCACTTTTATCTCCCATGTAACTTACACACATAGCTTAAGGTAATAGTATCCAATATTTTCAGTGTATTTCTGTTTTGATGCAACCTGTCATAGgaggtcaggtgtggaattttccacttgtggcatcCCTTCCAGGATCGGGATCCAGATTGGGGAATGTTTGGGATTTCAGATAAGCCAGGAGCCAAACCAGAAAAGACCTTCCTTCTTCCAGGGTGAGGTGATCCTTAGAAGGGCAGAAGCAAAGGGTGCTTCACAGAAGGACAGGAGGGTGGGTAAGGAGAAGAGACTCCTCATAATGAGTGAATTCTGTCAGCTCAAGTCTGAAAATTCCTTGCATACAACCATAAAATTGCAGTGTGTCCCCAGCACAGTTTGCATCCTCACTGCATGTGGACCGGATCTGGGCAACCATTGGAGGCAGGCACAGCCTTGGAGAAAATCTAGTACAAATAATACTTACCTGGGGTTGCCATCCCCAAACACCAGGGAACAAATGACTCACTGAGAGTGTTTTTCAGTTTTGCAGATTACTGGACCCCACCTAGAAATTCCTGTTCATTATGTTGAGGGCGGGGCCCCAAATCTGCATGTGTAGTTCTAGTGGTCCCCCAACAAGATAGGACGTACCTCGGGAAATGTGGAAGAGACTTCACTACTGTGCTTCAGGGAATCTGGGAACCCTCCCGAAATAGAATGAAAAAATATGATTGCTTGaatatatgttcatttctttCTCTGGGGAGAGGATCAATATCATTGAAGATTCTCACAAACTTGATAAAGAACCCCTTAACAAGTGGTGAGGTGCCTCTGTCTAGTTCTGCTCCTTTTTAGGAATGAGGAAACGGTCCTGGACTGTAAGTGACTCACCTAAGGCCATGAAATTGAAGAACAGCAGAGATGGGGGTCTCTTTAGAGACCCtcactctttcctcctctctgccctgctgacttgaggaatggggggggcggggaagaagGTAAGGGTTTAAGCACTTGAAGACAAAGCTGATTTATTTCCTCAGGCCAGGCTACATTGTGGTCTCACCCCTGCGAGGATGCTCCGTCCACACTGCCTCTTGGGCTCTCCCAGGCCGATCAAATTTGGTCCACATCCTGCCTCTCTAGTTTGAGGCTGAATCCTTCAGACTCTGGCCATACCCTAAGTTTCAGGATTCATCGGCTCTGCTCACCTTCTTTAAGAAATAACAACTTTCCACCTTGgcctttttcatcttttttttctatATCATCTTTCCTGTCCTGATAATAGGGCCCCTCCAGTCATGGCCATCCCTGGTCACCACCCCTACTCTGCAACTGCTCTTCAAGGGCTAAATTTATTCCATGTCCAACCCTGCCTTCTGCAAGAAACCATGGGACTCACAGCTTGTCTCTGCCTTCACGGGGGTGGTCTATGAAATCTTGTCTTGGTATCCAGTTGGGTGGATCACCTGTTCACCTCCACACCCTGGTCCATGGTTTCTGACTCTATCACTCCAGGATCTGTTAGCCTTGCCAAGTCTTTTTTCGGTTTGGtccttttccttcctcccttctgccgtccctccctccttctttccttctcctcttcctccttttctacattttcctcctcctcttatcCTTCCCCAGCGCTGGAGCCTTCCTTGGCCCTTCCTAACATGGTTTTGCCTGAAAGCAACACTCGGAATAAAAGTGCCTGAGCCCATTGTGTTGACAGATGCCACCTCTGTGTGGCGCAGATTTCTTCTGAATGCAGATGTCCAGGAAGACTGGGCTGTAGGATCCCTCCTGCAGAGCTCGCTGTGGACAGAGGAAAGAAGGCTACTctgtaattttaaagacattttgtcTTTAACAGACAAGGAAGGGAGCTCAGAGCTCAGGAAACTTGCCCCAGGTCACATATTAAATCAGCACAGAGGTagaagtgagcacagagccctccCTCCGCCTGGAGGTCGTCCAGATGGCTGGGAGGAGGAGGGTCTCAGCCTGCTGCCTTTCAGTCTCAACCCAGACAGCCACACCGTGGACACTTGGCAGTTACTGGAAAGTTCAGTTAGACTTTCCCGTGGATGCTTTATCCTGGGGACGAGTTGCACAGTGAATTCCTTGTGGAGGATTAATCATTTTCTCTGTTGCCTGTGACTGGAGCTGTTTCTCACGTCCTGCCTCTGGTTTCGCATGTCCTAAGATTTCATTTGAAGAGCAGGGCGTTCCCTCCACACTCTCCACCCCAGCGGAGAGCCTGCAATCAGGACCAATGAAAGCAAAGGACCTCATCCTCCGGTGACTAAGAACTGCCAGTATTTAAGAGGTAGCAGGAATGGGCTGGGGAGTGCTTTTGCTTTCTGTACACACGGGGGCTGTCATCTGATTTGGGGATAACCAACCGAAGACAGAGCGAAGAAGGGGGACAGAAACCTCACAGGCTCCAGCCGCCACCATGTGCTATGGCAAGTGCGCCCGATGCATTGGACATTCTCTGGTGTGGCTAGCCGTCCTCTGCATCGTAGCtaatattttgctttattttcccaATGGGGAAACAAAGTATGCCTCTGATGACCACCTCAGCCGCTTCGTGTGGTTCTTTTCCGGCATCGTGGGAGGGGGCGTGCTGGTAAGTCCTTTCCAATTATCATAAGCTCAGAAATTTCTCTGTTGATCAGAAGTGTTCCTTATTTTCATGGAAAGTTTCTGTCATGCATATTTCCAAGTCTAATGACTTGTTTTGTTCATTCTTTTGAAAAACAGATTGCAAAAGGTCAGGGtagacttttattattattattaatatttcacAAATCTAAACTGAAAGTgaactatttttttgttgttgttgttaaactcTTTTAGTCTCCAGCTAGGAATCCCATATTCAGTTAACCATGGAGTTTCTGGCCCCGGAGTGGGTGGTTGTTTAACAGTTGCTCTGGGGAGCTCGGAGGGGTTGGCTGGTTCTAAGTTTACAGTTTGGGATCCAAATTCTCTGCTGTTTATTCTTGGGCATATGTGACAGGGGAAAAATAATGAATTGAGTACATTGCTCTTTTGAAAGAATGTAAGCTTTCTCCTGAGGTGTGGTGtctaggaaaaaaaatcctactGTTAGAAGATCAGAGTCTGAAGTTAATACTGGAATGTGTTATTTTTTCCAAGGTCTGTTTTTATtgaagtaaaaggaatttgcctgCCAACCTAGGAGCTGAAAGTATTAGCTTCAGCCTCAGCATGGAAAAAATGTGGGCAAACTTGAGTTTGTTACTTCAAAATGCTGGGATTAAGAATTTTAAGAAGTTTTATGCAAGTGTTAATACCATACAGAATAATTTTTCTTAGTCAAGTAAAAGACACTAAAAGACATTATAGTAGGGCAAATCTTCTTTGAGTTTAAACATTATTATCATGCAGTCATTAATACaaatataattaatatgaatTAACGGGATCATAATCTGTAACATAACATTACACTCGAAGTTCCTTTTTGCTTTAAACTTCAAATATTTCAAACTCACCTTATTTAAAGAGCTTTATTGTTATGCTAAAACAGGACGTTTTGTATCTTCAAAGAAGTAGATCATATTTGTTATAGGTAGCATTCATCTGTCCCACTTACAAAATGTTTCAGTTATTCTATTAAGGATTTGTGGGTATCTACTATGTTTTACTAGGGGGGAAATGTCAGACTTTAACACAAGATTTAAGGTTCCAAAACAGTTTGTGTCTGGAACTGTTATGAACCTTTGTGGCATAAGCACACAGGTTATATTTGACCCCTCTGTTCTATAGCCTCGCTTGCTCCCCCAGCCCCAGCTGGGGAAGGAACCCAGGTCCTCAACTCATGAACACACTATGCATCAGAGCTCCACCCCAACCCCCTGAAAAGTGCTTTGATGCATcccaggaaaatcagcaaaagtcAGAGTTTGTTTCTCCTCTGACTTTTTCATTCTTTGAGATCCTCAACCTAAAGCCAGTTGACACCATCAGAAGTAAATCCATTTCACTAAAGGATGCTGGGACTGCTCCCATGAACCTGGGAGGACAGTAGTGACTTCCGTTTGCTTCCTGAGCAGATGCTCCTGCCAGCGTTCGTCTTCATCGGGCTGGAGGAGGAAGACTGCTGCGGCTGCTGTGGCCAGGAGAACTGCGGCAAGAGATGCGCGGTAGGTCCTCTGCTGGGCGGGCGCGGGGCAGGATCCGTCCGCGGGAGGCCCTGGGGCTCCCTGGCTCACAGCTTGTGTTCCTCCGTCCCTAGATGCTCTCTTCGGTCCTGGCCGCCCTCATCGGAATTGCAGGGTCCGGCTACTGCGTCATCGTGGCAGCTCTGGGCCTCGCGGAAGGACCCCTGTGTCAGGATCACCTCGGCCAGTGGAACTACACCTTTGCCAAAACCGAGGGACAGTACGTAATTGTTCTGTTCACGACAATCTGTTCTTACTTACCACACACACCAAGGGACAACCCCGTCACACTAAGTATCCATTCATCATCCACCCAGCCAGCCTTGACTGACACTGACATGGGCACAGTTCAGGCGACAGGTGTTTCTAGGGTGGAGGGCCAGTTACTGACTCGGCCACGTTCTACCTGCTTTTTAATACATTCACGGATTTTGCCCTCATAATGACCCCTTGGCGTTACTTCCACTATTAATCTTaccttacagatgagaaaaatgaGGCCCAGAAAGGTGGATAACTTATCCAAGGCAACAGAGCTAGGAAGTGGTAGTCCGTATTTGAACCTGGCAGTCCCGCTGTAGGACTATGTACTCAGATAGGTCCTGTGTTATACCAGAATAATTGGCCGATTAAATGCGATACATTTTACTATTTTATAAGACAATGCTCCAGTATCCTTATATAATAGGATTGACAACTATATGAATTTAATAAAACCCAGGGCAGATCCTACACCCTCCCCCATTGGCACACAGTCACACGCATAATATCAGAACTATATATGATGTACcctttatttaaaattatgagGCGATACTTTAAAATCAGAGTGATTTAAGAGCTCCCATTGTTTTTACATCGGCCTCTCCTTTTGATCATTTatggagaaaggaagagaaacagGAAACTGATGTATGTAGTAATGAATGAACCACAGATTTCTCTTGGCAGGAGTTGATCCTGAGTTGATCTCCTGATTCA encodes:
- the Tm4sf1 gene encoding transmembrane 4 L6 family member 1 gives rise to the protein MCYGKCARCIGHSLVWLAVLCIVANILLYFPNGETKYASDDHLSRFVWFFSGIVGGGVLMLLPAFVFIGLEEEDCCGCCGQENCGKRCAMLSSVLAALIGIAGSGYCVIVAALGLAEGPLCQDHLGQWNYTFAKTEGQYLMDTSTWSQCREPRHIVEWNVTLFSILLALGGIEFILCLIQIINGVLGGICGYCCSRQQRYDC